The Nocardioides pantholopis genome window below encodes:
- a CDS encoding protein-glutamate methylesterase/protein-glutamine glutaminase: MDKIKVLVVDDSVVIRRLVTDLLRADPGIEVVGTAVNGRAAVEKVQALAPDLVTMDIEMPEVDGIEAVRRIRATGSRIPIIMFSTLTERGAVATLDALAAGASDYVAKPANVGSVTRSMDQVRDALIPRIRSLVPRMGHPAPLPGAGATTATVTVTATPTVQLRDPRPAPPGGHELLVIGSSTGGPEALGTLLGALPVLPVPVAIVQHMPPVFTQQLAARLDRRVAARVVEAEQGQPLLPGSVYIAPGDRHLLVARSGRGLVARLSQDPPENYCRPAVDVLFRSAVEAVGGAVLAAVLTGMGQDGRRGAQVVVDAGGSVVVQDRATSVVWGMPGAVAQAGLAEQVLALPEIATELVQRLGATRCAVAAGAR, encoded by the coding sequence GTGGACAAGATCAAGGTGCTGGTTGTCGACGACTCGGTAGTCATCCGGCGGCTGGTGACCGACCTGCTCCGCGCCGACCCGGGCATCGAGGTCGTCGGCACCGCCGTCAACGGCCGGGCCGCGGTCGAGAAGGTGCAGGCGCTCGCGCCGGACCTGGTGACCATGGACATCGAGATGCCCGAGGTCGACGGCATCGAGGCCGTACGCCGGATCCGGGCGACCGGGTCGCGGATCCCGATCATCATGTTCAGCACCCTCACCGAGCGGGGCGCCGTGGCGACCCTGGACGCCCTCGCCGCCGGCGCCTCGGACTACGTCGCCAAGCCGGCCAACGTCGGCAGCGTGACCCGCTCGATGGACCAGGTCCGCGACGCCCTGATCCCGCGGATCCGGTCGCTCGTCCCGCGGATGGGCCACCCGGCCCCGCTGCCCGGCGCCGGTGCCACCACGGCCACAGTCACGGTCACAGCCACGCCGACCGTGCAGCTGCGCGACCCGCGCCCGGCTCCCCCCGGCGGCCACGAGCTGCTGGTGATCGGCAGCTCCACCGGCGGGCCGGAGGCGCTGGGCACGCTGCTCGGCGCGCTGCCGGTGCTGCCGGTCCCCGTGGCGATCGTCCAGCACATGCCCCCGGTGTTCACCCAGCAGCTGGCCGCCCGCCTGGACCGGCGGGTCGCCGCCCGGGTCGTGGAGGCCGAGCAGGGGCAGCCGCTGCTGCCCGGGTCGGTCTACATCGCACCCGGCGACCGGCACCTGCTGGTGGCCCGGTCCGGACGCGGCCTGGTCGCGCGGCTCTCCCAGGACCCGCCGGAGAACTACTGCCGCCCCGCCGTCGACGTGCTGTTCCGCTCCGCCGTGGAGGCAGTGGGCGGCGCCGTCCTCGCCGCGGTCCTGACCGGGATGGGTCAGGACGGCCGCCGCGGCGCGCAGGTGGTCGTGGACGCCGGCGGCAGCGTCGTGGTCCAGGACCGCGCCACGTCGGTGGTGTGGGGGATGCCCGGCGCCGTGGCACAGGCCGGGCTCGCGGAGCAGGTGCTTGCGCTTCCCGAGATCGCGACCGAGCTGGTCCAGCGCCTGGGCGCCACCCGCTGCGCCGTCGCGGCAGGAGCCCGATGA
- a CDS encoding methyl-accepting chemotaxis protein has translation MKNLVTWTVGRRLAAIAGIGMLSSLVICAVAVHSVQQLDESGHELDALQDTRAALHAIDTRSSELKYDALRSVSAEDPAALAAEVEEDVATLNELVDAMPTGTLETTAEQEAAFQRLLSGYAATVTAFVADAVEDQKATRDRVAEIEAANDEVDAVLGGSIDQITAESRERAADEAGARSGTIRATILVAVLAMVILAAMAAAITRSIIRPLRRGVRTLQALAHGDLTQRVPETSAAELGEFETSLNGSIDSVARIVASVGESAEAVAGAAEELSVGTQQIAAGAEETSVQAGVVAGAAGEVSRNVSTVAAGAEQMGASIREIAHSANEAARVASLAVASVESTNVTVSRLGESSVEIGNVVKVITSIAEQTNLLALNATIEAARAGEAGKGFAVVANEVKELAQETARATGDIARRVEAIQSDSGGAVAAIGEIAGIIASINDYQLTIASAVEEQTATTNEMSRNVAEAATGGHEIAANIAGVSQAAVSTTEAMSQSQAAVAELARMANDLRGAVAYFKA, from the coding sequence ATGAAGAACCTGGTCACCTGGACCGTCGGTCGCCGGCTCGCCGCGATCGCCGGCATCGGGATGCTGAGCTCGCTGGTCATCTGCGCGGTCGCCGTCCACAGCGTCCAGCAGCTCGACGAGTCCGGACACGAGCTGGACGCCCTGCAGGACACCCGGGCGGCGCTGCACGCCATCGACACCCGCTCCAGCGAGCTGAAGTACGACGCGCTGCGGTCGGTGAGCGCCGAGGATCCCGCCGCGCTGGCGGCCGAGGTCGAGGAGGACGTCGCGACGCTGAACGAGCTCGTCGACGCGATGCCCACCGGCACCCTGGAGACCACCGCGGAGCAGGAGGCGGCCTTCCAGCGGCTGCTGAGCGGCTACGCCGCGACCGTCACCGCGTTCGTCGCCGACGCCGTCGAGGACCAGAAGGCCACGCGGGACCGGGTGGCGGAGATCGAGGCCGCCAACGACGAGGTGGACGCCGTGCTCGGCGGGTCGATCGACCAGATCACCGCCGAGTCCCGGGAGCGGGCGGCGGACGAGGCCGGGGCCCGGTCGGGGACGATCCGCGCCACGATCCTCGTGGCCGTCCTGGCGATGGTGATCCTCGCGGCGATGGCCGCGGCGATCACGCGCTCGATCATCCGGCCGCTGCGCCGGGGCGTCCGGACCCTCCAGGCGCTCGCCCACGGCGACCTGACCCAGCGGGTGCCGGAGACCTCGGCCGCCGAGCTCGGCGAGTTCGAGACCTCGCTGAACGGGTCGATCGACTCGGTGGCGCGGATCGTGGCGTCGGTGGGGGAGTCGGCGGAGGCGGTGGCGGGTGCTGCTGAGGAGCTGTCGGTGGGGACGCAGCAGATTGCTGCGGGTGCGGAGGAGACGTCGGTGCAGGCGGGGGTGGTGGCGGGGGCTGCTGGTGAGGTCTCGCGGAATGTGTCGACGGTGGCGGCGGGTGCGGAGCAGATGGGTGCGTCTATTCGGGAGATTGCGCATTCGGCGAATGAGGCGGCGCGGGTGGCTTCGTTGGCGGTGGCGTCGGTGGAGTCGACGAATGTGACGGTGTCGCGGTTGGGGGAGTCGTCGGTGGAGATCGGGAATGTGGTGAAGGTGATCACCTCGATTGCGGAGCAGACGAATTTGTTGGCGTTGAACGCGACGATCGAGGCGGCGCGGGCTGGTGAGGCTGGGAAGGGGTTCGCGGTGGTGGCGAACGAGGTGAAGGAGCTGGCGCAGGAGACGGCGCGGGCGACGGGGGATATTGCGCGGCGGGTGGAGGCTATTCAGTCGGATTCGGGTGGTGCGGTGGCGGCGATCGGGGAGATTGCGGGGATCATCGCGTCGATCAATGACTATCAGTTGACGATTGCGTCGGCGGTGGAGGAGCAGACGGCGACGACGAATGAGATGTCGCGCAATGTGGCGGAGGCGGCGACGGGGGGTCATGAGATTGCGGCGAACATTGCGGGTGTCTCGCAGGCGGCGGTGTCGACGACCGAGGCGATGAGCCAGTCCCAGGCCGCGGTCGCCGAGCTCGCCCGGATGGCCAACGACCTTCGCGGCGCTGTGGCGTACTTCAAGGCCTGA
- a CDS encoding chemotaxis protein CheW codes for MSTRLVTFALDGRRYGVAVDAVQEVLRGQPRTRVPLAPATVAGLINLRGQVLTAIDLREQLGLPAYSGEEEPMLVVIRVAGEPVALLVDSIGSVVDVDADQFEPPPDTLTGIARDLILGAYKLQDQLLLALDVDRAVAA; via the coding sequence GTGAGCACCCGACTGGTGACCTTCGCCCTGGACGGGCGCCGGTACGGCGTGGCCGTCGACGCCGTGCAGGAGGTGCTGCGCGGCCAGCCCCGCACCCGGGTGCCGCTGGCCCCCGCCACGGTCGCCGGACTGATCAACCTGCGCGGCCAGGTGCTCACGGCCATCGACCTGCGCGAGCAGCTCGGCCTGCCGGCGTACTCGGGCGAGGAGGAGCCGATGCTGGTGGTGATCCGGGTCGCCGGTGAGCCAGTGGCCCTGCTCGTGGACAGCATCGGGTCGGTCGTCGACGTCGACGCCGACCAGTTCGAGCCCCCGCCCGACACCCTCACCGGCATCGCCCGGGACCTCATCCTCGGCGCCTACAAGCTCCAGGACCAGCTGCTGCTGGCCCTCGACGTCGACCGCGCCGTCGCCGCCTGA
- a CDS encoding chemotaxis protein CheA — translation MDDMDEIVQEFLVESYENLDQLDRDLVALERAPGSRELLASIFRTIHTIKGTSGFLAFGRLEAVTHVGENLLARLRDGQMSMTHGTTDTLLAMVDVVRELLASIETGGTEGDVDVAAVVARISATLDGEPAPAEPEPAPAPEPAPQPEQAPEPTPIPEPAPVPELAATPETPRRNAADASVRVDVDLLDALMRLVGELVLTRNQIVRQAGEQAAAPEMASAAQRLNLIASELQEGVMRTRMQPIDHLWSKLPRVVRDLGSALEKSVMLVMEGQDTELDRSLLESVKDPLTHLVRNAVDHGLEVPAERVAAGKPAEGVLTLRAYHEGGQVVVEVCDDGAGIDPARIAAKAVERGLRTQAQIDSMSQADVLQLIFLPGFSTAAAVTNVSGRGVGMDVVRTNIESMGGTIEVESVLGRGTTCRLRIPLTLAIVPALTVECAGDRYAIAQVNLLELVALDADRAATEVEDVNGADVYRLRGTLLPLVRLADVLGVESVRSDGHVLIAVLQAEGKRFGLVIDRVLSTEEIVVKPLTSRIKELGIYSGATILGDGRVALILDVPVLARRVLSTETLERVAGQARAVEAPAEVTDSQRMLVVGIGGERRVAIPLSSVTRLERISSASVSQVGSREVVQYRGAILPLLRLARHLGAYGAEEGEELTVVVYSAGERSVAIVVEEIVDIVEEEATVRSDVDDHGLLGSALVRDRIVELLDVRAAILAADPGFYDPVTAVPAVPGPGAPELAEAM, via the coding sequence ATGGATGACATGGACGAGATCGTCCAGGAGTTTCTCGTGGAGAGCTACGAGAACCTGGACCAGCTGGACCGCGACCTGGTCGCGCTGGAACGGGCGCCGGGGTCGCGCGAGCTGCTCGCGAGCATCTTCCGCACCATCCACACGATCAAGGGCACCAGCGGGTTCCTGGCGTTCGGCCGGCTCGAGGCGGTGACCCACGTCGGCGAGAACCTGCTCGCGCGGCTGCGCGACGGCCAGATGTCGATGACGCACGGCACCACCGACACGCTGCTCGCGATGGTCGACGTCGTCCGCGAGCTGCTCGCCTCGATCGAGACCGGCGGAACCGAGGGCGACGTCGACGTCGCCGCCGTCGTGGCCCGGATCTCGGCGACCCTGGACGGGGAGCCCGCCCCCGCCGAGCCGGAGCCGGCTCCAGCGCCCGAGCCCGCCCCCCAGCCGGAGCAGGCTCCCGAGCCCACCCCGATTCCCGAGCCCGCCCCGGTCCCCGAGCTCGCGGCCACCCCCGAGACCCCGCGCCGCAACGCCGCGGACGCCTCGGTCCGCGTCGACGTCGACCTGCTCGACGCGCTGATGCGCCTGGTCGGCGAGCTGGTGCTCACCCGCAACCAGATCGTGCGCCAGGCGGGCGAGCAGGCGGCGGCACCGGAGATGGCCAGCGCCGCGCAGCGGCTGAACCTGATCGCCAGCGAGCTGCAGGAAGGCGTGATGCGCACGCGCATGCAGCCGATCGACCACCTGTGGTCGAAGCTGCCGCGGGTGGTCCGCGACCTCGGCTCCGCGCTGGAGAAGTCCGTCATGCTGGTGATGGAGGGGCAGGACACCGAGCTCGACCGGTCCCTGCTGGAGTCGGTCAAGGACCCGCTCACCCACCTGGTGCGCAACGCCGTCGACCACGGCCTGGAGGTCCCGGCCGAGCGGGTCGCCGCCGGCAAGCCCGCCGAGGGCGTGCTCACGCTGCGCGCCTACCACGAGGGCGGCCAGGTCGTCGTCGAGGTCTGCGACGACGGGGCCGGCATCGACCCGGCCCGGATCGCCGCGAAGGCCGTCGAGCGGGGGCTGCGCACCCAGGCCCAGATCGACTCGATGTCGCAGGCCGACGTCCTCCAGCTGATCTTCCTGCCGGGCTTCTCCACCGCCGCCGCCGTCACCAACGTGTCCGGCCGCGGCGTGGGCATGGACGTGGTCCGCACCAACATCGAGTCGATGGGCGGGACCATCGAGGTCGAGTCCGTGCTCGGCCGCGGCACCACCTGCCGGCTCCGGATCCCGCTGACCCTCGCGATCGTGCCGGCGCTCACGGTCGAGTGCGCCGGCGACCGCTACGCGATCGCCCAGGTGAACCTGCTGGAGCTGGTCGCGCTGGACGCCGACCGGGCGGCCACCGAGGTCGAGGACGTCAACGGCGCGGACGTCTACCGCCTGCGCGGGACGCTGCTGCCGCTGGTGCGGCTGGCCGACGTCCTGGGCGTGGAGTCGGTCCGGTCCGACGGGCACGTGCTGATCGCGGTCCTGCAGGCCGAGGGCAAGCGCTTCGGCCTGGTCATCGACCGGGTCCTGAGCACCGAGGAGATCGTCGTCAAGCCGCTCACCTCGCGGATCAAGGAGCTCGGGATCTACTCCGGGGCGACGATCCTGGGTGACGGCCGGGTGGCGCTGATCCTGGACGTGCCGGTCCTCGCCCGCCGGGTCCTGTCCACCGAGACGCTGGAGCGGGTGGCCGGTCAGGCCCGGGCCGTCGAGGCGCCCGCCGAGGTCACCGACTCCCAGCGGATGCTCGTGGTCGGCATCGGCGGCGAGCGCCGGGTGGCGATCCCGCTGTCCTCGGTCACCCGCCTGGAGCGGATCTCCAGCGCGTCGGTGTCGCAGGTCGGGAGCCGCGAGGTCGTGCAGTACCGCGGCGCGATCCTGCCGCTGCTGCGCCTGGCCCGCCACCTCGGTGCGTACGGCGCCGAGGAGGGCGAGGAGCTGACGGTGGTCGTGTACTCGGCGGGGGAGCGGAGCGTGGCGATCGTGGTGGAGGAGATCGTCGACATCGTCGAGGAGGAGGCCACCGTCCGCAGCGACGTCGACGACCACGGCCTGCTCGGGTCCGCGCTGGTGCGCGACCGCATCGTCGAGCTGCTCGACGTGCGCGCCGCGATCCTCGCCGCGGACCCCGGCTTCTACGACCCCGTCACCGCAGTCCCCGCCGTTCCCGGCCCCGGGGCGCCCGAGCTCGCGGAGGCGATGTGA
- a CDS encoding CoA-binding protein, protein MTDGATGSTSGWQDPAAISLMLDECETWAVVGLSGDPGRTAYGIAALLQQRGKRIVPIHPDARPVLGEQGYASLAEVPFPVDVVDVFRRSEAAGEFADQAVAIGARAVWFQLGVIDEAAFARTTAAGLAMVMDTCPAIEWGRR, encoded by the coding sequence GTGACTGACGGGGCTACCGGGAGCACGAGCGGCTGGCAGGACCCCGCGGCGATCTCGCTGATGCTCGACGAGTGCGAGACCTGGGCGGTCGTGGGCCTCTCCGGAGACCCCGGGCGCACGGCGTACGGCATTGCCGCGCTGCTCCAGCAGCGCGGCAAGCGGATCGTCCCGATCCACCCCGACGCCCGCCCCGTGCTCGGGGAGCAGGGCTACGCGAGCCTGGCCGAAGTGCCGTTCCCCGTCGACGTCGTCGACGTGTTCCGTCGCTCGGAGGCGGCCGGCGAGTTCGCCGACCAGGCCGTCGCCATCGGCGCCCGGGCGGTGTGGTTCCAGCTCGGCGTGATCGACGAGGCCGCCTTCGCGCGCACCACCGCGGCCGGCCTGGCCATGGTCATGGACACCTGTCCCGCCATCGAGTGGGGCCGTCGCTGA
- a CDS encoding 2Fe-2S iron-sulfur cluster-binding protein: MDADITLTVDGERRSVTVDTRTTLLDALRERLGVISPKKGCDHGQCGSCTVLLDGRRHLSCLTLAVAQDGAEVVTAAGLGDGDDLHPVQQAFLDHDGYQCGYCTPGQVCSAVGVLDEVRQGHPSSVTDDLGSDPELTDEEIRERMSGNLCRCGAYAGILAAVREAAGA, encoded by the coding sequence ATGGACGCCGACATCACGCTCACCGTCGACGGCGAACGCCGCTCGGTCACGGTGGACACCCGGACCACCCTCCTCGATGCGCTGCGGGAGCGGCTCGGCGTGATCTCGCCGAAGAAGGGTTGCGACCACGGCCAGTGCGGCTCGTGCACGGTGCTGCTCGACGGCCGGCGCCACCTCAGCTGTCTCACCCTGGCCGTCGCCCAGGACGGCGCCGAGGTCGTCACCGCCGCCGGGCTCGGGGACGGCGACGACCTGCACCCGGTGCAGCAGGCCTTCCTCGACCACGACGGCTACCAGTGCGGCTACTGCACCCCCGGACAGGTGTGCTCAGCGGTCGGCGTCCTCGACGAGGTCCGCCAGGGCCATCCCAGCTCGGTCACCGACGACCTCGGGTCCGACCCCGAGCTCACCGACGAGGAGATCCGGGAGCGGATGAGCGGCAACCTGTGCCGCTGCGGCGCGTACGCCGGCATCCTCGCCGCGGTGCGCGAGGCGGCGGGCGCATGA
- a CDS encoding FAD binding domain-containing protein, translated as MRELTYLRPDDAASAVAAVTGDPDARFLAGGTNLVDHLKLGVARPGALVDVSRLGMDRVEEVELPDGGTGLRVGASVRNSDLAARPEVRRRFPAVARALLSGASGQIRNQATTAGNLLQRTRCVYFQDVSTPCNKREPGTGCSAIGGYGRYNAILGASPDCVTVHPSDLAVALAATDATVVVLGPDGERRMPYAELHRLPGDRPQDDTTLRHGELITAVELADSTLARSSGYHKARDRASFAFALVSVAAGLDLAADGTVRDVRIAWGGVAHKPWRAEVAEERLRGGPIDEAAVRAAAEAELEAASTDEQTAYKAAMVRNATVLVLGQLAREITRRNQR; from the coding sequence ATGAGGGAGCTCACCTACCTGCGCCCCGACGACGCCGCCTCGGCGGTCGCCGCCGTCACGGGCGACCCGGACGCCCGGTTCCTCGCCGGCGGGACCAACCTGGTCGACCACCTCAAGCTCGGCGTGGCCCGCCCCGGGGCGCTGGTCGACGTGAGCCGGCTCGGGATGGACCGGGTCGAGGAGGTCGAACTCCCCGACGGCGGCACCGGCCTCCGGGTCGGTGCCTCGGTGCGCAACAGCGACCTCGCCGCCCGCCCCGAGGTGCGACGCCGCTTCCCGGCCGTCGCCCGCGCCCTGCTGTCCGGGGCGTCCGGCCAGATCCGCAACCAGGCGACCACCGCCGGCAACCTGCTCCAGCGCACCCGCTGCGTGTACTTCCAGGACGTCAGCACCCCCTGCAACAAGCGCGAGCCCGGCACCGGCTGCTCGGCGATCGGCGGCTACGGCCGCTACAACGCGATCCTCGGCGCCAGCCCGGACTGCGTCACCGTGCACCCCTCCGACCTGGCGGTCGCGCTCGCCGCGACCGACGCCACCGTGGTGGTGCTCGGCCCGGACGGCGAGCGCCGGATGCCGTACGCCGAGCTGCACCGGCTGCCCGGCGACCGCCCCCAGGACGACACGACCCTGCGGCACGGGGAGTTGATCACGGCCGTCGAGCTCGCCGACTCCACGCTCGCCCGGAGCTCGGGCTACCACAAGGCGCGCGACCGGGCGTCGTTCGCGTTCGCGCTGGTCTCGGTCGCCGCCGGCCTGGACCTGGCAGCCGACGGCACCGTGCGCGACGTCCGCATCGCCTGGGGCGGCGTGGCGCACAAGCCGTGGCGGGCCGAGGTCGCCGAGGAGCGGCTGCGCGGCGGCCCGATCGACGAGGCAGCGGTCCGCGCGGCGGCGGAGGCCGAGCTGGAGGCGGCCAGCACCGACGAGCAGACGGCGTACAAGGCAGCGATGGTCCGCAACGCGACAGTGCTGGTGCTCGGGCAATTGGCCCGCGAGATCACGAGGAGAAACCAGCGATGA
- a CDS encoding xanthine dehydrogenase family protein molybdopterin-binding subunit: MTEVRTQPVTPRSIGTPVPRHDGPEKVTGRATYAVDHGAASGIHDPLQAWLVLATVARGRIRSVDAADALAHPGVVSVLDHTNAPRLADAENGELRILQDDAVGYRGQIVAVVLAETSEAAREGAALVRVSYSVEPHEAELREDNATYRPEVVNPSMPTDTEDGDVEAALAEADVVVEETYRTAYEANNPLEPHALVARWLDQPPPGEAVLTLHDSTQGVHGVVAALAPMLGLEPEQVRVLAPYVGGGFGSKGEPHSHEVAAALAARTTGGRPVRLAVTRQQMFGMTGYRTATISKFRLGARADGTLTAIEHRVLEQTSTVREFAEQTASPTRMMYAASARRTSHRLARLDVTVPSWMRAPGEMPGMFAQEMAMEDLAVACGIDPVELRVRNEPAIDPETGNPWNSRRLVECLERGAELIGWSALPAEPRATLDGDWWVGTGVASAAYPTSQMPGNSARIRSLPDGRYAVAVAAVDIGTGARTVLAQIAADALGCPLEAIELEIADSRLPPATVAGGSSGTSSWGTAVVAAAQQFCADHGSSPDPGLETTVSAADNPNQETHAMYAFGAVFAEARVHRLTGEVRVPRLVGVYSLGRVINPATARSQLLGGLTMGLGAALHEEAWRDPRTGHFVTQDLATYHVPTHADVTGFEAHWLDEEDPLANPMGARGIGEIGIVGTAAAVANATYHATGVRVREIPITADRFLD, translated from the coding sequence ATGACCGAGGTCCGCACCCAGCCCGTGACACCCCGGTCGATCGGCACCCCGGTCCCGCGCCACGACGGCCCCGAGAAGGTCACCGGCCGCGCGACGTACGCCGTCGACCACGGCGCGGCCAGCGGCATCCACGACCCGCTGCAGGCCTGGCTGGTGCTCGCCACCGTCGCCCGCGGCCGGATCCGGTCGGTCGACGCGGCCGACGCGCTCGCGCACCCGGGCGTGGTCTCGGTGCTCGACCACACCAACGCCCCGCGGCTGGCAGACGCCGAGAACGGCGAGCTGCGGATCCTCCAGGACGACGCGGTCGGCTACCGCGGCCAGATCGTGGCAGTGGTGCTGGCCGAGACCTCCGAGGCCGCCCGGGAGGGCGCCGCGCTGGTGCGGGTCTCCTACAGCGTGGAGCCGCACGAGGCCGAGCTGCGCGAGGACAACGCCACCTACCGTCCCGAGGTGGTCAACCCGAGCATGCCGACCGACACCGAGGACGGCGACGTGGAGGCCGCGCTGGCCGAGGCCGACGTGGTCGTCGAGGAGACCTACCGCACCGCCTACGAGGCCAACAACCCGCTGGAGCCGCACGCGCTCGTCGCCCGCTGGCTCGACCAGCCTCCGCCGGGCGAGGCGGTGCTGACCCTGCACGACTCCACCCAGGGCGTGCACGGGGTGGTCGCCGCGCTGGCGCCGATGCTCGGCCTGGAGCCCGAGCAGGTCCGGGTGCTGGCGCCGTACGTCGGGGGCGGCTTCGGCAGCAAGGGCGAGCCGCACAGCCACGAGGTGGCGGCTGCCCTGGCCGCCCGGACCACCGGCGGCCGCCCGGTCCGGCTCGCCGTGACCCGGCAGCAGATGTTCGGCATGACCGGATACCGCACCGCCACGATCTCGAAGTTCCGCCTCGGCGCCCGTGCCGACGGCACCCTCACCGCGATCGAGCACCGGGTGCTGGAGCAGACCTCGACCGTGCGCGAGTTCGCCGAGCAGACGGCCTCCCCGACCCGGATGATGTACGCCGCGTCCGCGCGCCGCACCAGCCACCGGCTGGCCCGCCTGGACGTGACAGTGCCGTCGTGGATGCGGGCGCCCGGCGAGATGCCGGGGATGTTCGCCCAGGAGATGGCGATGGAGGACCTCGCGGTCGCCTGCGGCATCGACCCGGTCGAGCTGCGGGTCCGCAACGAGCCCGCGATCGACCCCGAGACCGGCAACCCGTGGAACTCGCGCCGGCTGGTCGAGTGCCTGGAGCGCGGCGCGGAGCTGATCGGCTGGTCGGCCCTGCCGGCCGAGCCGCGCGCGACCCTGGACGGCGACTGGTGGGTCGGCACCGGCGTCGCGTCGGCCGCCTACCCGACCAGCCAGATGCCGGGGAACTCCGCCCGGATCCGGTCCCTGCCCGACGGGCGGTACGCCGTCGCGGTGGCCGCCGTGGACATCGGCACCGGCGCACGCACGGTGCTCGCGCAGATCGCGGCGGACGCTCTCGGCTGCCCCCTCGAGGCCATCGAGCTGGAGATCGCCGACAGCCGGCTGCCGCCCGCCACCGTGGCCGGCGGGTCCTCGGGCACCAGCTCGTGGGGCACCGCGGTCGTGGCGGCGGCCCAGCAGTTCTGCGCCGACCACGGGAGCTCCCCCGACCCGGGCCTGGAGACGACCGTCTCGGCGGCGGACAACCCGAACCAGGAGACGCACGCGATGTACGCCTTCGGCGCGGTCTTCGCCGAGGCCCGCGTGCACCGCCTCACCGGTGAGGTCCGGGTGCCGCGACTGGTCGGGGTCTACTCGCTCGGCCGGGTCATCAACCCGGCCACGGCCCGCTCCCAGCTGCTCGGCGGCCTGACGATGGGCCTCGGGGCGGCGCTGCACGAGGAGGCGTGGCGCGACCCGCGCACCGGCCACTTCGTCACCCAGGACCTCGCGACCTACCACGTCCCGACGCACGCCGACGTGACCGGCTTCGAGGCGCACTGGCTCGACGAGGAGGACCCGCTGGCGAACCCGATGGGAGCCCGGGGCATCGGGGAGATCGGGATCGTCGGGACCGCGGCTGCCGTGGCGAACGCGACCTACCACGCCACCGGCGTCCGGGTGCGGGAGATCCCGATCACCGCCGACCGGTTCCTGGACTGA
- a CDS encoding heparan-alpha-glucosaminide N-acetyltransferase domain-containing protein: MARVPAATTRFGGRFEGRFEGRLVGLDVARCLALLGMVATHVLDPFGPDRELEPAQWLAGGRASALFAVLAGVTVALATGGRQRFAGRELGARCAGLAVRALLVALLGLALGVPDSGLAVILTYYGVLFLLALPFTALGPRALLALAGAWAVVVPVLSHLVRPELPERGWESPDPGQLAEPGRLLAELLLTGYYPALPWLAYLLVGMAVGRLDLRARTVQRVLLGAGLATAVLATVVSRLLVAWAATPTVEGETAAATAARLADAPAGLYGTTPTGGSWQWLLVAHPHSATTFDLAQTTGSAVAVIGGCLLLVGALGELPREALRVLAGAGTMTLTLYSLHVLLRTDALWPPDDAFHWHALVLLAIGALYAAVRRRGPLERAVGAAATAATRLVRGSPEVSPGTGRR; encoded by the coding sequence ATGGCGCGGGTGCCGGCGGCCACCACGCGCTTCGGGGGGCGCTTCGAGGGGCGCTTCGAGGGGCGCCTGGTCGGGCTGGACGTCGCCCGGTGCCTGGCCCTGCTCGGGATGGTCGCCACCCACGTGCTCGACCCGTTCGGGCCGGACCGGGAGCTCGAGCCGGCCCAGTGGCTCGCCGGCGGGCGGGCCTCGGCGCTGTTCGCGGTGCTCGCGGGCGTCACGGTCGCCCTGGCCACCGGGGGTCGGCAGCGGTTCGCGGGCCGGGAGCTCGGCGCCCGGTGCGCGGGACTGGCGGTGCGGGCACTGCTGGTGGCGCTGCTCGGCCTCGCCCTGGGGGTCCCGGACTCCGGGCTGGCGGTGATCCTGACCTACTACGGCGTGCTGTTCCTGCTGGCGCTGCCGTTCACCGCGCTCGGTCCGCGCGCCCTGCTGGCGCTGGCCGGGGCGTGGGCGGTCGTGGTCCCGGTGCTCTCGCACCTGGTGCGGCCCGAGCTGCCCGAGCGGGGCTGGGAGAGCCCCGACCCCGGCCAGCTCGCCGAGCCCGGCCGGCTCCTCGCGGAGCTGCTGCTCACCGGCTACTACCCGGCCCTGCCCTGGCTGGCCTACCTCCTGGTGGGGATGGCAGTGGGACGGCTGGACCTGCGGGCGCGCACGGTGCAGCGGGTCCTGCTCGGCGCGGGGCTCGCGACCGCCGTGCTGGCGACGGTGGTCTCCCGGCTCCTGGTGGCGTGGGCGGCGACGCCGACGGTCGAGGGCGAGACCGCTGCCGCCACGGCCGCCCGGCTCGCCGACGCCCCCGCGGGCCTGTACGGCACCACCCCGACCGGCGGGTCCTGGCAGTGGCTGCTCGTCGCGCACCCGCACAGCGCCACGACGTTCGACCTGGCCCAGACGACCGGCAGCGCCGTGGCCGTGATCGGCGGCTGCCTGCTGCTCGTCGGTGCCCTCGGGGAGCTGCCGCGCGAGGCGCTGCGGGTCCTCGCCGGGGCCGGCACGATGACGCTGACCCTCTACAGCCTGCACGTGCTGCTGCGCACCGACGCCCTGTGGCCTCCCGACGACGCCTTCCACTGGCACGCGCTGGTGCTGCTCGCGATCGGGGCCCTGTACGCCGCGGTGCGGCGCCGCGGGCCGCTGGAGCGGGCCGTCGGCGCCGCAGCCACCGCGGCGACCCGGCTGGTCCGGGGGAGCCCGGAGGTCAGTCCAGGAACCGGTCGGCGGTGA